GCCGTCGGCGCGGCGGCAGGCCTCCCGGTCGGCCTCGCTGCCGGTCTCCGGGGTGGCGGTGCCGAGGTTGAGGGTGATGCCGAGTTCCAGCGGGTCGCTCCCCGCCGCCTCCCGCATCTGCCGGGCGGCCAGCCCGTGGCCCAGGAGCAGGTGGTGGACCGCGCCCATGGCGTCACCCATGTCGGTGCGGCCCGGGGCGTGCGCGCCGTAGGCGTAGCCGAGCATCGCCGAGCACCACGGCTCGTTGAGGGTCGTCCAGTGCTCGACCCGGTCGCCCAGCGCCTCGTAGGCGAGCATGGCGTACTCCGCGAACCGCAGGGCGGTGTCACGGGCCGGCCAGCCGCCCGCGTCCTCCAGCTCCTGCGGCAGGTCCCAGTGGTAGAGGGTGACCCAGGGGGTGATGCCCCGCCCCCGGAGCTCGTCGGCCAGCCGCTTGTAGAAGTCGAGGCCCTTGGCGTTGGCGGGGCCCCGGCCGCCCGGCTGGATGCGCGGCCAGGCGAGCGAGAAGCGGTACGTGTCGACGCCGAGGCCCGCGATCAGCTCCACGTCCTCGGGCATCCGGTGGTAGTGGTCGCACGCGACGTCGCCGTGCTCGGCGTGGTGCACGGCACCGGGCACACGGCAGAAGGTGTCCCAGATCGACGGCGTCCGGCCGTCCTCCGAGGCGGCGCCCTCGATCTGGTACGAGGAGGTCGCGACGCCCCAGCGGAAGTCGGCAGGGAGTCCCTGGACGGCGGCGGGCTGCAGGCTGCTGCGGGGCGTGACGAGGTTCATGGGTCTCCGTAACTCCTGTGTGCTGTCGGGTGTGATGAGGGACCGGTGGCCGGTCAGTGGTGCAGCCAGCAGGCGACCTCGCGGCCCTGGCCGGCGACCGGTGCGGCGAGGGCCGGGACCCGCTGGGAGCAGGGCTCGAAGGCCTTGCCGCAGCGGGGGTGGAAGGCGCAGCCGGCGGGCATCGCCGACAGGTGCGGGGGTGAGCCGGGGATGCCGGTGAGCTCACGCCGGGGGCCGTGCAGTGCGGGGAACGAGTGCAGCAGGCCGTCGCTGTAGGGGTGCCGGGGGTCGGCGTAGATCTCGGCGGCGCCCGCCTGCTCCACGATCCGGCCGCCGTACATGATCGCGATCCGGTCGGAGAACTCGATCAGCAGGGAGATGTCGTGGGTGATGAACACGACCGAGAAGGAGAGCCGCTCCCTGAGCTCGACGAGCTTGCGCAGAATCTGACGCTGCATCACCACGTCGAGAGCGGTGGTGGGTTCGTCCATGATGACGATCTCGGGCTCCAGCGCGAGCGCCATCGCGATCATCACGCGCTGGCGCATCCCGCCGGAGAGCTGGTGCGGGTAGGCGGCGAGCCGGTCGGCGGAGATGCCGACCAGGTTGAGCAGTTCCTCGGCGCGTGCCGTCCGCCCGGCCCTGCGCATGTCGGGGCGGTGCGCCCTCAGTACGTCGGTGAGCTGGCTGTGGACGGTGTGCACCGGGTTGAGGGAGTTCATAGCTCCCTGGAACACGATGGACAGCTCCTGCCAGCGAAAGGCGCGCAGCTCCTCCGGGGTGAGCGAGAGGATGTCGACGGGTTCGGCGCCGGGCCGGTGGTAGTGGACGTCGCCACCGGTGATCACCCCGGGCGGGGAGAGCAGCCGGGTGACCGCGTAGGCCAGTGTGGACTTGCCCGAACCCGACTCGCCCGCCAGGCCGAGGACTTCGCCCCGGTGCAGGGTGAGGTCGATGTCCCGCAGTGCGTGGACACCGCTCGTGCCGGTGCCGTAGTCGACGTTCAGACCGCTGATGGTGAGGATCGGCTCGCCGGTCATTCGGACTGCTCCTTGCTGCGCGTGCCGGGGGCTCCGGACGGCGTGGGCGTGCCCGTACGGGCCACGGGGGTGAAGCCGACCCGCATCCGGACCTTCCGCGAGGTGCCGCTCGCGGTGCGCAGCCTCGGGTTGACGAACTCGTCGATGCCGAAGTTGATCAGCGCCAGGGCGGTGCCCAGGAGGGCGATGCACAGGCCGGCGGGGACGAACCACCACCATGCTCCCTGGGCCAGTGCCTGGTTGGACTGGGCCCAGAAGAGGACGGTGCCCCAGTTCCAGTGCGAGATGTCGGCGACGCCGATGAAGGCGAGGGTGATCTCCGAGAGGATCGCGAAGATGACGGTGCCGACGAAGCCGGACGCGATGACGGCGGTGAGGTTCGGCATCACCTCGAAGATGATGATCCGCCAGGTCGACTCGCCGGTGGCGCGTGCCGCCTCCACGTAGTCGCGGCGCCTGAGGGACAGGGTCTGGGCGCGCAGGACCCGTGAGCCCCAGGCCCAGGAGGTGAGGGCGATGACGGTGGCGATCACCAGGTCCGTGGTGTCCTCGACGAAGCTGGCGATGATGATGATCAGCGGCAGTCCGGGGATGACCAGGAAGACGTTCGAGAACATCGAGAGGATCTCGTCGGCGGCTCCGCCGAGGAAGCCGGCGCTGACCCCGATGAGTACGGACAGCACCGTGGCCAGGAACCCGGCGATGAAACCGACCATGAGCACGCCCCGGGTGCCGACCAGGATCTGGGAGAGCACGTCCTGACCGGTGTGGGTGGTGCCGAACCAGTGCTCGGCGGAGGGCGGCTGGAGCAGCTGGTCGCTCATCGCGTCGGGGTCGTACGGGGCGATCCAGGGCCCGATGACGGCGATGAGGGCGAAGAACGCGAGGATCAGCAGCCCGGTGCGGGTCTTCCCGCCGCGCAGGAAGCGGAGTCTGGCCCGGCCGGCCGTGGCGGGGGCGGGGACCTCGTCCAGGGCGGCGGGGTCGGTTGCGGGGACGGACACGGTCGTCAGGCCTCCTTACGGGTGCGGGGGTCGAGGAGGGCGTACGCCATGTCGGCCAGCAGGTTCGCGGCGAGCACCGAGAGCGTGATGATCAGGAAGACGCCCTGCATCAGGGGGTAGTCCTTCGCCCCGACGGCCTGGAGGAGCTGGAAGCCGATGCCGGGGTAGTTGAAGACCATCTCGACGAGCAGGGTGCCGCTGACGATGAAGCCCAGGGAGAGCGCGAAGGCGGAGATGTTGGGCAGGACCGCGTTGCGGGCGGCGTAGGCGAACATCACCCTCCGCTCGGAGAGGCCCTTGGCCTGCGCCACCATGACGTAGTCCTCGGAGGAGACGGTCACCATCATGTTGCGCATGCCGAGGATCCAGCCGGCGACGGCGCTGAGCACGATCGTCACCCCGGGCAGCACCCCGTGGTAGAGGGCGCTGGAGATGAACGGCCAGTCGAAGGCGGGCACCAGGGAGTTGTCGTAGCCGCCCTCGAAGGGGAACAGCGGCCACTTCACCGCGAACACCGCGATGGCGATGAGCCCCAGCCAGAAGTAGGGGACGGACGAGATGAAGGTGGTGACGGGCAGCAGCCCGTCCAGCCAGGAGCCGCGCCGCCAGCCGCTGTAGACGCCGATCCCGGTGCCGAGCAGGAAGCTGATGAGCGTGGTGATGCCGACGAGGGCCAGCGTCCAGGGCAGCGCCTGGGAGATGACCTCGCCGACCGGGGTCGGGAAGAAGGTGAAGGAGAGCCCGAGGTCGCCGTCGAGGAGGTGCGACCAGTAGTCGGTGTACTGCGCCCAGAGCGACTGCTTCTCGTCGAGCCCGAACAGTGCCTTCAGGGAGGCGATCGCGGAGGTGTCGAGCTGACCCTGGTACCGGCTCATCAGGGCCTCGACGGGGTCACCCGGCATCAGTCGGGGGATCAGGAAGTTGATGGTGATCGCGGCCCACGCGGTGACCGCGTAGAAGGCGAGGCGCTGGAGGACGTACTTCACTTCGCCGCCTCCTTCTCGGGCGCGTCCGCGGCCGGGGCGGTCGCACCGTCGTACAGCCAGCAGGCGGCCCACTGGCCGTCGGCCAGGTCGAAGCGCGGCGGGAGTTCGGTGCGGCAGCGCTCCATGGCCTTGGGGCAGCGGGGGTGGAAGCGGCACCCGGCCGGCGGGGTGATCAGGGAGGGCGGCTCGCCGGTCCCGGTCTCCCCCTGGTCCGCCTCGTCGGCGACCCTGTCCGGGTCGGGCGCCGAGGCGATGAGCAGCTGGGTGTAGGGGTGGGCGGGGTGCTGGGTGACCGTCTCGCTGTCGCCGCCCTCGACGATGCGGCCGGCGTACATCACGAGGGTGGTGTCGGCGAAGTAGCGGGCGGACGCGATGTCGTGGGTGATGTAGAGGATCGCGAGGCGCAGCCGCTCCTTGAGGTCATGGAGCAGGTTGAGGACGCCGAGCCGGATCGACACGTCGAGCATCGAGACCGGTTCGTCGGCCAGCAGGACCTGGGGGTCGGCGCCGAGCGCGCGCGCTATCGCGACGCGCTGGCGCTGCCCGCCCGACAGCTCGTGCGGGAACTTGTCCAGGAACTGATGAGGAGGGGTCAGCTGGACGCGTTCCAGCAGGGCGGCCAGGTTCGTCTCCAGTTCCGCGTCCCCGCTGCCCGCCCGGCCGTGGATCCTCAGGGCGCGGGTCAGGTGGTAGCGCACGGTGTGCACCGGGTTGAGCGAGGCGAACGGGTCCTGGAAGATCAGCTGAACCTGCTTGACGTAGGTACGGAAGGACCGGCCACGCCCGGCCTTCACCGCCGTGCCGCCCATGCGGATCTCACCCGCGGTGAGCGGGTACAGCTGGGCGAGCAGCCGTGCGACGGTGGACTTGCCGGAGCCCGACTCCCCCACCAGGGCCGTGACGGTGCCGCGCCGGAGCTCCAGCGAGACGTCGTCGACGGCGTGGACGGTGCGGTGCCTGCGGGCGACGAGGTCGCCGGCGGTGCGCCGCACCGGGAAGTGCTTGGTGACTCCGCGTGCTTCCAGCACCACATCGGTTCCGGTGCGCACGTCTGCGGACTGTTCGGTGGTCATGGCCGGTTCCCTGTACTTACTTGGCGGGCTCGAGGTTCAGCACGACTTCCAGCGCGTCGGG
The DNA window shown above is from Streptomyces sp. Alt3 and carries:
- a CDS encoding ABC transporter permease; translated protein: MKYVLQRLAFYAVTAWAAITINFLIPRLMPGDPVEALMSRYQGQLDTSAIASLKALFGLDEKQSLWAQYTDYWSHLLDGDLGLSFTFFPTPVGEVISQALPWTLALVGITTLISFLLGTGIGVYSGWRRGSWLDGLLPVTTFISSVPYFWLGLIAIAVFAVKWPLFPFEGGYDNSLVPAFDWPFISSALYHGVLPGVTIVLSAVAGWILGMRNMMVTVSSEDYVMVAQAKGLSERRVMFAYAARNAVLPNISAFALSLGFIVSGTLLVEMVFNYPGIGFQLLQAVGAKDYPLMQGVFLIITLSVLAANLLADMAYALLDPRTRKEA
- a CDS encoding ABC transporter permease codes for the protein MSVPATDPAALDEVPAPATAGRARLRFLRGGKTRTGLLILAFFALIAVIGPWIAPYDPDAMSDQLLQPPSAEHWFGTTHTGQDVLSQILVGTRGVLMVGFIAGFLATVLSVLIGVSAGFLGGAADEILSMFSNVFLVIPGLPLIIIIASFVEDTTDLVIATVIALTSWAWGSRVLRAQTLSLRRRDYVEAARATGESTWRIIIFEVMPNLTAVIASGFVGTVIFAILSEITLAFIGVADISHWNWGTVLFWAQSNQALAQGAWWWFVPAGLCIALLGTALALINFGIDEFVNPRLRTASGTSRKVRMRVGFTPVARTGTPTPSGAPGTRSKEQSE
- a CDS encoding GH1 family beta-glucosidase codes for the protein MNLVTPRSSLQPAAVQGLPADFRWGVATSSYQIEGAASEDGRTPSIWDTFCRVPGAVHHAEHGDVACDHYHRMPEDVELIAGLGVDTYRFSLAWPRIQPGGRGPANAKGLDFYKRLADELRGRGITPWVTLYHWDLPQELEDAGGWPARDTALRFAEYAMLAYEALGDRVEHWTTLNEPWCSAMLGYAYGAHAPGRTDMGDAMGAVHHLLLGHGLAARQMREAAGSDPLELGITLNLGTATPETGSEADREACRRADGMGTRLYLDPLVHGRYPEDVVEDLAAQGIELPVREGDLEAIAAPLDVLGVNFYRGALFSGVTEDGSPTDTDGLPVVRGVERDLPRTAMDWEITPTELTDLLLRLQRDYALPTVITENGAAFDDTVAADGSVPDADRTAYLADHIEAVAEARRQGADVRGYFAWSLMDNFEWAYGYDKRFGIVRVDYDTQLRTLKDSAKWYRDTIQLTRNARTD
- a CDS encoding ABC transporter ATP-binding protein, with product MTTEQSADVRTGTDVVLEARGVTKHFPVRRTAGDLVARRHRTVHAVDDVSLELRRGTVTALVGESGSGKSTVARLLAQLYPLTAGEIRMGGTAVKAGRGRSFRTYVKQVQLIFQDPFASLNPVHTVRYHLTRALRIHGRAGSGDAELETNLAALLERVQLTPPHQFLDKFPHELSGGQRQRVAIARALGADPQVLLADEPVSMLDVSIRLGVLNLLHDLKERLRLAILYITHDIASARYFADTTLVMYAGRIVEGGDSETVTQHPAHPYTQLLIASAPDPDRVADEADQGETGTGEPPSLITPPAGCRFHPRCPKAMERCRTELPPRFDLADGQWAACWLYDGATAPAADAPEKEAAK
- a CDS encoding ABC transporter ATP-binding protein; its protein translation is MTGEPILTISGLNVDYGTGTSGVHALRDIDLTLHRGEVLGLAGESGSGKSTLAYAVTRLLSPPGVITGGDVHYHRPGAEPVDILSLTPEELRAFRWQELSIVFQGAMNSLNPVHTVHSQLTDVLRAHRPDMRRAGRTARAEELLNLVGISADRLAAYPHQLSGGMRQRVMIAMALALEPEIVIMDEPTTALDVVMQRQILRKLVELRERLSFSVVFITHDISLLIEFSDRIAIMYGGRIVEQAGAAEIYADPRHPYSDGLLHSFPALHGPRRELTGIPGSPPHLSAMPAGCAFHPRCGKAFEPCSQRVPALAAPVAGQGREVACWLHH